Proteins encoded in a region of the bacterium (Candidatus Blackallbacteria) CG13_big_fil_rev_8_21_14_2_50_49_14 genome:
- the hppD gene encoding 4-hydroxyphenylpyruvate dioxygenase: MNEKMNPLGLTGIEFTEFAAPEESMMHDVFIEFGFSKLKRFKGKQIVYYRQNGIHFLLNDEKAGFTAEFVKAHGPAIASMGWRVKDAAFAYQTALERGAKPAEDSHKDLPYPAIYGIGDSLIYFIDRYEGENTIWASDFEDLENPQMVADKGFLAIDHLTNNVFKGTMEYWANFYKEIFGFTEVRYFDIRGAKTGLVSYALQSPCGTFCIPINEGKDNNNNQIDEYLQIYKGPGVQHLAFLCKDLVASCEALDPQKISTLDIGDDYYATIFERVPFVKEDKEKIKQLQILVDSQAENTYLLQIFTQNLFGPIFIEMIQREGEKGFGEGNFQALFDSIERDQARRGVI; encoded by the coding sequence ATGAATGAGAAGATGAATCCGCTTGGCTTGACAGGCATTGAATTTACAGAATTCGCAGCCCCTGAAGAGAGCATGATGCACGATGTTTTTATTGAATTTGGTTTTTCAAAGCTGAAACGGTTCAAGGGCAAGCAGATTGTCTATTACCGTCAGAATGGGATCCATTTTCTGCTCAACGATGAAAAAGCTGGATTTACGGCTGAATTTGTCAAAGCGCATGGCCCGGCGATTGCCTCGATGGGGTGGCGGGTTAAGGATGCAGCCTTTGCCTATCAGACAGCCTTGGAGCGGGGAGCGAAACCTGCTGAAGACAGTCACAAGGACCTGCCCTATCCTGCGATCTATGGGATAGGCGACAGTTTGATCTATTTTATTGACCGCTACGAGGGGGAGAACACGATCTGGGCGTCGGATTTTGAAGACCTGGAAAACCCTCAAATGGTAGCTGATAAGGGGTTCTTGGCGATTGACCACCTGACCAATAATGTTTTTAAGGGCACAATGGAGTATTGGGCCAATTTTTACAAAGAGATCTTTGGCTTTACCGAGGTGCGCTATTTTGATATCCGGGGCGCCAAGACCGGCTTGGTTTCCTATGCTTTGCAAAGCCCCTGTGGCACTTTCTGCATTCCCATCAATGAAGGCAAAGACAATAACAACAACCAGATTGATGAATATCTGCAGATCTATAAGGGGCCGGGGGTTCAGCATTTGGCTTTTCTCTGCAAAGATCTGGTGGCCTCTTGTGAAGCACTTGATCCGCAGAAAATTTCAACCCTGGATATTGGCGACGATTACTATGCCACGATCTTTGAACGGGTCCCCTTTGTAAAAGAAGATAAAGAAAAGATCAAGCAATTGCAGATTCTGGTGGATTCTCAAGCTGAAAATACCTATCTTTTGCAAATTTTTACCCAGAACCTGTTTGGCCCCATTTTTATTGAAATGATTCAGCGTGAAGGCGAAAAGGGCTTTGGCGAAGGCAATTTTCAGGCTTTGTTTGATTCAATTGAACGGGATCAGGCCCGCCGGGGCGTGATTTAG
- a CDS encoding homogentisate 1,2-dioxygenase — protein MPFYIQRGEIPPKRHIAFAKPNGELYREELFSTQGFSNIYSNKYHHHMPTKVLRDEKLSLNHGQTWVDPLLQNYKAHSWRLKGGGNFYSARQKLLFNRDCALYTAQVTEPCTEFYRNAYADEVIFVHEGQGTLFSEYGKLQVKRWDYVVIPRGTTYQLEFEQPGPVHLFVIETYGMVGVPRHYRNEAGQLLETAPYCERDIQRPAFTEPIVEKGAFPVVVKYGEHYQRSFLEWHPFDLVGWDGAVYPWTINIQEFAPLVGKIHLPPSVHLLLSTPQLVICNFVPRLYDFHPQSIPAPYYHSNVDSDEVLYYVEGNFMSRTGIEPGSLTFHRKGLPHGPQPGKTEASIGQKETYEYAVMVDTFAPLEMTEHFRQCREEDYNQSWLEPSTTEE, from the coding sequence ATGCCATTTTATATTCAACGCGGAGAAATTCCGCCCAAACGGCATATTGCCTTTGCCAAGCCCAATGGGGAGCTTTACCGGGAAGAACTCTTTTCGACCCAGGGCTTTTCGAATATTTATTCCAATAAATACCATCACCATATGCCTACCAAGGTGCTCAGGGATGAAAAGCTCAGCCTGAACCATGGGCAAACCTGGGTCGACCCGCTTTTACAGAATTATAAGGCGCACAGTTGGCGGCTCAAAGGCGGGGGGAATTTTTATTCGGCCCGCCAGAAACTCTTGTTTAACCGCGATTGCGCATTGTATACCGCGCAGGTGACTGAACCCTGTACCGAGTTTTATCGCAATGCCTATGCCGATGAGGTGATCTTTGTGCATGAGGGGCAGGGCACGCTTTTTTCTGAGTATGGCAAGCTGCAGGTCAAGCGTTGGGATTATGTGGTGATTCCCCGAGGAACCACCTATCAACTTGAGTTTGAGCAGCCGGGCCCTGTGCATCTTTTTGTGATTGAAACCTATGGCATGGTGGGGGTTCCCCGCCATTACCGCAATGAAGCCGGCCAATTGCTCGAAACCGCGCCCTATTGCGAACGGGATATTCAAAGGCCCGCGTTTACTGAACCGATTGTTGAAAAGGGTGCTTTTCCGGTGGTGGTCAAATATGGCGAGCATTATCAGCGCAGCTTTTTAGAGTGGCACCCCTTCGACCTGGTGGGCTGGGATGGTGCGGTTTATCCCTGGACAATCAATATTCAGGAGTTTGCGCCTTTGGTGGGCAAGATTCACCTGCCCCCCTCGGTGCATTTGCTGCTGAGCACCCCGCAATTGGTGATTTGCAATTTTGTACCCCGGCTCTATGATTTTCATCCCCAGTCCATTCCGGCCCCCTATTACCATTCCAATGTGGACAGTGATGAGGTGCTGTATTACGTAGAGGGCAATTTTATGAGCAGGACTGGAATCGAACCCGGTTCGCTGACCTTTCACCGCAAGGGCCTGCCCCATGGGCCACAGCCCGGCAAGACCGAAGCCTCGATCGGTCAGAAAGAAACCTACGAATACGCGGTCATGGTGGACACCTTTGCCCCCCTTGAAATGACCGAACATTTCCGCCAGTGCAGGGAAGAAGACTATAACCAGAGCTGGCTGGAACCTAGCACCACAGAGGAGTAA